The Agrobacterium cucumeris genome has a segment encoding these proteins:
- a CDS encoding tripartite tricarboxylate transporter TctB family protein → MAEHGSKLTANILSGAFFLVAAAGLYYGARPLSMSTNFQPGPGYMPTVIAALMFALGITLLLQDLLGKTPSEAWVAPKMRPFLAVAGIVGFALLIEPLGFIAAAFVLIVLACIAYGRIRPVEVLLLSAVLILACILIFVVGLGQRIPLLP, encoded by the coding sequence ATGGCCGAACACGGCTCGAAACTGACGGCGAATATTCTGTCCGGGGCTTTCTTTCTGGTGGCCGCCGCGGGGCTTTATTACGGCGCGCGGCCGCTGAGCATGAGCACTAATTTCCAGCCCGGACCCGGCTATATGCCGACGGTCATCGCGGCTTTAATGTTCGCACTCGGCATCACGCTGCTTTTGCAGGATTTGCTGGGGAAGACACCGTCCGAAGCCTGGGTGGCGCCGAAAATGCGTCCGTTTCTGGCGGTCGCCGGCATTGTCGGTTTTGCGCTGCTGATCGAGCCATTGGGCTTCATTGCCGCCGCTTTCGTGCTGATCGTGCTCGCCTGCATCGCCTATGGCAGGATCCGGCCGGTTGAAGTTCTGCTGCTTTCGGCGGTGCTCATTCTTGCCTGCATCCTCATTTTCGTTGTCGGCCTCGGACAGAGGATACCGTTGCTGCCATGA
- a CDS encoding 4-carboxy-4-hydroxy-2-oxoadipate aldolase/oxaloacetate decarboxylase: protein MAHVIRNFQRPSRADVEAISKFSPATIHEAQGKLGALDYRIKPIKPGLKICGPAITAKCHIGDNLMIFEAINLAKPGDVLVIDGGDNPNQGGFGDVLAAACIGKGIVGFVVSAAVRDGKGLREIGFPVFSLGLCMKGTSKDTLGTINHPVVVGGELISPGDIVCGDDDGVVVVRESDISKLVKACRERDDHENHMMELHRQGKMDIEDRYEMMRSKGCVWAD from the coding sequence ATGGCCCATGTCATCCGCAATTTCCAGCGCCCTTCGAGGGCCGATGTCGAGGCGATCAGCAAGTTCAGCCCCGCCACCATTCATGAGGCGCAGGGCAAGCTTGGCGCGCTCGATTATCGTATCAAGCCGATCAAGCCGGGCTTGAAAATCTGCGGCCCTGCGATCACCGCGAAATGCCATATCGGCGACAATCTGATGATTTTCGAGGCCATCAATCTGGCAAAGCCCGGTGACGTGCTGGTCATCGATGGCGGTGACAATCCCAATCAGGGCGGCTTCGGCGATGTGCTGGCTGCCGCCTGCATCGGCAAGGGCATTGTCGGCTTCGTGGTCAGCGCCGCCGTGCGTGATGGAAAGGGTCTGCGCGAGATCGGTTTCCCGGTTTTCTCACTCGGCCTTTGCATGAAGGGCACCTCAAAGGACACGCTCGGCACCATCAACCATCCGGTCGTGGTGGGCGGCGAATTGATCAGCCCCGGCGATATCGTCTGCGGTGATGATGACGGCGTTGTCGTCGTTCGCGAGAGCGATATCTCGAAACTCGTCAAGGCCTGCCGGGAGCGCGACGATCACGAGAACCACATGATGGAACTGCACCGTCAGGGCAAGATGGATATCGAGGATCGCTACGAAATGATGCGCTCGAAGGGATGTGTCTGGGCCGACTGA
- a CDS encoding tripartite tricarboxylate transporter substrate binding protein, producing the protein MRLKTSLLGVLAAAGIFAAGGAAAEYPERPVTLVIGYPAGGGTDIQSRALVPYLEKYLGTSVVVENREGAGGLIGATYIANAKPDGYTIGALNFPSMYSPIVQGNASYKEDAFTPLANQIGGDLALTVNKVSPIKTAREFVEAAKANPVVVGVTGIGHPSQITALLFEDAAGVKLNFVPFNGGGPARLAMLGNHVTLGFMNLNEVFADNRSGALRVLATSGTERSPLSPDVPTFKEAGYDVQFSLLAGFGAPKGLPEDVEAKLVDAFQKALKDPDYLADAKKRELTMLPLTQAEFAEALKKGNANLAELWKSKPWTK; encoded by the coding sequence ATGCGTTTGAAGACATCTCTGCTTGGTGTGTTGGCGGCAGCGGGAATCTTTGCTGCGGGAGGGGCGGCGGCGGAATATCCGGAGCGGCCGGTGACGTTGGTCATCGGTTATCCGGCCGGTGGCGGCACCGATATCCAGTCGCGGGCGCTGGTGCCCTATCTTGAAAAATATCTCGGCACATCGGTCGTGGTGGAAAACCGCGAAGGTGCCGGCGGGCTGATCGGCGCAACCTATATCGCCAATGCCAAGCCTGATGGCTACACCATCGGTGCGTTGAATTTTCCGTCCATGTATTCGCCGATCGTGCAGGGCAACGCCAGCTACAAGGAGGACGCCTTCACGCCGCTCGCAAACCAGATCGGCGGTGATCTGGCGCTGACCGTCAACAAGGTGTCGCCGATCAAGACCGCCAGGGAATTCGTCGAAGCGGCCAAGGCGAACCCGGTCGTCGTCGGCGTGACCGGCATCGGTCATCCGAGCCAGATCACTGCTCTGCTGTTTGAAGATGCGGCGGGCGTGAAGCTCAACTTCGTACCCTTCAATGGCGGCGGACCGGCAAGGCTCGCCATGCTTGGTAACCACGTCACGCTCGGTTTCATGAACCTCAACGAGGTTTTTGCCGACAATCGTTCCGGCGCACTTCGTGTACTGGCCACATCAGGTACCGAGCGCTCGCCGCTTTCACCTGACGTTCCGACTTTCAAGGAGGCCGGCTACGATGTTCAGTTCAGCCTGCTTGCCGGTTTCGGAGCGCCCAAAGGTCTGCCTGAGGATGTGGAGGCAAAGTTGGTTGATGCCTTCCAGAAGGCGCTGAAGGACCCGGATTATCTTGCCGACGCCAAAAAGCGCGAACTGACCATGCTGCCGCTGACCCAGGCCGAATTTGCCGAGGCGCTCAAGAAGGGCAACGCCAATCTGGCCGAGCTCTGGAAAAGCAAGCCCTGGACAAAATAA
- a CDS encoding LysR family transcriptional regulator, producing the protein MLDLRRLRYLVAIADCGSMSAAARQLGIAQPALSHHITELERLVGFSVLHRLARGVKATEKGEVLLAHAREITEKVRQAEAEIRAMAYLDERVIRLSLIPSWATAFAPSIISEVAASMPKVSLRLIEARNDESLRLIRLGKVDMAVALVGAEEKADDLIVKESLFAVSSRPLGRSMPLEAAAQLNLILPPRDNPLRESIDEAATRAGIGLNVTMEIDGQDTIKRAVGAGIGATILSWNSVQQEQEAGQLQAAHITDPVIYRSIHLLKGREVDERTFRLFRDLLRSVARREPSFNP; encoded by the coding sequence ATGTTGGATTTGCGCAGGCTGCGATATCTGGTCGCGATTGCCGATTGCGGCTCCATGTCGGCTGCGGCGCGGCAATTGGGGATCGCCCAGCCGGCGCTCAGCCACCACATCACGGAACTGGAGCGGCTGGTGGGTTTTTCCGTGCTGCACCGGCTGGCGCGCGGCGTGAAGGCGACGGAGAAGGGCGAAGTGCTTCTCGCCCATGCCCGGGAGATCACCGAGAAAGTTCGGCAGGCGGAAGCGGAAATTCGCGCCATGGCCTATCTGGATGAGCGGGTGATCCGGCTGAGCCTCATCCCCTCCTGGGCCACGGCCTTTGCACCAAGCATCATCAGTGAAGTTGCCGCTTCGATGCCCAAGGTTTCGCTGCGGCTGATAGAGGCACGCAATGATGAATCGCTGCGACTCATTCGTCTTGGCAAGGTGGATATGGCGGTTGCGCTTGTCGGTGCGGAAGAGAAGGCCGACGATCTCATCGTCAAGGAGAGCTTGTTTGCAGTTTCCTCAAGGCCACTCGGCCGGTCGATGCCGCTTGAGGCTGCGGCTCAGCTCAATCTGATCCTGCCGCCGAGGGATAATCCGCTGCGCGAATCGATAGACGAGGCCGCTACCCGCGCCGGTATTGGCCTGAATGTGACGATGGAGATAGACGGGCAGGATACGATCAAACGTGCCGTCGGCGCCGGCATCGGTGCGACGATCCTGTCATGGAATTCGGTTCAGCAGGAGCAGGAGGCCGGCCAGCTTCAGGCCGCGCATATAACCGATCCGGTTATTTATCGCTCCATCCATCTACTGAAGGGCAGGGAGGTGGATGAGCGCACCTTCAGGCTGTTTCGGGACCTGCTGCGGTCGGTCGCAAGGCGCGAACCTTCTTTCAACCCATAA
- a CDS encoding DMT family transporter → MDPKTGILLKLTAMLAFTVMSACVKGLDGAIPVGEVVFCRGFFALIPLCLWFIASSERITVPARKNIGSLLAGSSAGLGGMFFGFLALAYLPLVNVTVLSYTTPLFTIMLAALLLREKVRIYRWSAVLTGFIGVFITLSPNLVFDAASGPTQIDGVAMIGTALALTGALCAAFSSIAVRHLNSIEKPSRIVLIYTLTGVVAGFTTIIFGWKMPDFHQFLLLAGGGLAGGIGQITMTLSLRHAQASLLAPFDYTTMIWAIALGYLLMAEVPTGATIVGALTVIAAGLFAMWRENRLAKQPITEPKA, encoded by the coding sequence ATGGATCCTAAGACCGGTATTTTGCTCAAGCTGACGGCCATGCTGGCATTCACAGTCATGTCCGCCTGTGTGAAGGGCCTGGACGGGGCGATCCCGGTTGGCGAAGTTGTCTTCTGTCGGGGATTTTTTGCCCTCATTCCCCTCTGTCTCTGGTTCATCGCCTCGTCCGAGCGGATAACCGTGCCGGCCCGGAAAAACATCGGCAGCCTGCTCGCGGGCAGTTCGGCCGGGCTGGGCGGCATGTTCTTCGGCTTTCTGGCGCTCGCCTATCTACCGCTGGTGAATGTCACAGTGTTGAGCTACACGACGCCGCTTTTCACCATCATGCTGGCAGCGCTGCTCTTGCGCGAAAAGGTGCGGATTTACCGATGGTCCGCCGTGCTCACCGGCTTCATCGGCGTCTTTATTACCTTGTCACCCAATCTGGTCTTTGATGCCGCATCAGGCCCGACCCAGATCGACGGCGTTGCAATGATCGGAACCGCACTGGCACTGACCGGTGCGCTTTGCGCTGCCTTTTCCTCCATCGCTGTCCGCCACCTGAACAGTATCGAAAAGCCGTCACGCATCGTGCTCATCTATACGCTGACGGGAGTTGTCGCCGGCTTCACCACGATCATATTTGGATGGAAAATGCCGGATTTTCACCAGTTCCTGCTGCTCGCTGGCGGCGGCCTCGCCGGCGGCATCGGCCAGATCACCATGACGCTCAGCCTGCGGCATGCCCAGGCCTCGCTGCTCGCGCCTTTCGATTATACGACGATGATCTGGGCGATCGCCCTCGGTTATCTCCTCATGGCCGAAGTTCCGACGGGCGCGACCATCGTCGGCGCACTGACAGTCATTGCTGCCGGACTGTTCGCCATGTGGCGCGAAAACCGGCTGGCGAAACAACCCATCACGGAGCCGAAAGCGTAA
- a CDS encoding DMT family transporter gives MEPRKGILLKISAALALVLMGACISGLKGEIPIGQVVFFRSAVAMLPLCLWMASQGGFRRQVATSHIGGHLVRSFSGTGGMVFSYLALAYIPLADATAISYATPLFTVILAVLLLKEVVRMYRWTAVVFGLCGIVLILSPHFSFDVADITSGTRVAMLGGLFGLAAAFFSAISMIQIRHLTQTENTGAIIFYFTLLTTVIGFASIGMGWTMPTAWQWALLIGTGLIGGTAQILVTLSLRYAEASLLAPFDYTTMIWALLIGYTFMDQVPALTTIMGASIVVAAGLFTLWRERRLHKKRITDELTLSAP, from the coding sequence ATGGAACCCCGCAAAGGCATTCTCCTTAAAATCTCCGCAGCACTTGCTCTGGTGTTGATGGGCGCCTGTATCAGCGGTCTCAAGGGCGAGATCCCCATCGGCCAGGTCGTCTTTTTCAGGTCGGCGGTGGCCATGCTGCCGCTCTGTCTGTGGATGGCTTCGCAGGGCGGTTTCCGGAGGCAGGTGGCCACAAGCCACATTGGCGGGCATCTGGTGCGGAGTTTCTCCGGCACCGGCGGCATGGTTTTCAGCTATCTGGCGCTGGCCTATATTCCGCTCGCCGATGCTACGGCCATCAGCTACGCGACACCGCTCTTCACGGTCATTCTGGCGGTGCTGCTTTTGAAGGAAGTCGTCAGGATGTACCGCTGGACCGCGGTGGTCTTCGGGCTTTGCGGCATCGTGCTGATCCTGTCGCCACATTTTTCCTTCGATGTTGCGGATATCACTTCTGGCACCCGCGTCGCCATGCTCGGCGGCCTTTTCGGGCTCGCGGCGGCTTTTTTCTCCGCAATATCGATGATCCAGATCCGGCATCTGACGCAGACGGAAAATACCGGCGCGATCATCTTCTATTTCACCCTGCTCACCACCGTCATCGGTTTTGCGAGCATCGGGATGGGCTGGACAATGCCGACCGCGTGGCAATGGGCACTGCTGATCGGCACCGGTCTCATCGGCGGAACCGCGCAGATATTGGTAACGCTCAGCTTGCGTTATGCGGAGGCGTCGCTGCTGGCGCCGTTCGATTACACGACGATGATCTGGGCGCTGTTGATTGGGTACACCTTCATGGATCAGGTGCCGGCGCTCACCACCATTATGGGAGCATCGATCGTGGTTGCTGCCGGCTTGTTCACGTTATGGCGGGAAAGGCGGCTGCATAAAAAGCGTATCACCGATGAGCTTACGCTTTCGGCTCCGTGA
- the accB gene encoding acetyl-CoA carboxylase biotin carboxyl carrier protein — protein MDLEKIKKLIEFVGSSRVSELTVSQEGTTVRIIRENSAVSLQSPSPQPQPVPVAQTASETPRAEEQAPASTVTAPVPSGIVAAPSFGLFHRAPSPGTPPFVEAGDEVRHGQELFIIEAMKVFNTVRAERSGRIARFIANDGEDVELGQPVLEFE, from the coding sequence ATGGATCTGGAAAAGATCAAGAAACTGATCGAGTTTGTCGGCTCTTCGCGAGTGTCCGAATTGACCGTGAGCCAGGAGGGAACCACGGTCCGGATCATTCGTGAAAACAGCGCCGTTTCACTGCAATCGCCATCCCCGCAGCCCCAGCCTGTTCCGGTGGCGCAAACAGCATCCGAGACACCGCGCGCCGAAGAACAGGCGCCGGCCTCCACCGTCACCGCTCCGGTACCATCCGGCATCGTCGCAGCGCCCTCATTCGGTCTTTTCCATCGCGCGCCAAGCCCCGGCACGCCGCCTTTCGTCGAAGCCGGCGATGAGGTCAGGCATGGACAGGAACTCTTCATCATCGAAGCAATGAAGGTGTTCAACACCGTGAGAGCCGAGCGCAGCGGCAGGATCGCCAGATTCATTGCCAATGACGGCGAAGATGTCGAACTCGGACAGCCGGTGCTGGAGTTCGAATGA
- the accC gene encoding acetyl-CoA carboxylase biotin carboxylase subunit → MMNASLPKAAAEQRAFDSVLIANRGEIALRVQRACRELGLKTVMVYSEADKDADYLKAADTAICIGPASPGQSYLNAPAILLAMELTGAGAVHPGYGFLSERASFSEAVEAAGAVFIGPRADAIRTMGDKIAAKRAMMEAGVPCVPGPDSALPDDMAEVSKIAADIGYPVIVKAAGGGGGRGMRVVREASALQDAVLVTREEASRAFGTPELYIEKFLEHPRHVEIQVLCDGQGGGVWVGLRDCSMQRRHQKVVEEGPAIGIPPDVAAFVGNRCVEACRQIGYRGVGTFEFLYENGEFYFIEMNTRLQVEHPVTEMTSGVDLVRQQLLVALGHPLEISQEDITCEGHSIECRINAEDPYNFIPCPGLITALHLPGGPGVRVDTHVTAGYRVSPHYDSLIAKLIVHAPTREQAILRMRRALGEMRIEGVSTNLPLHREILDDPAFSEGGTDIHYLEHWLAARSAQ, encoded by the coding sequence ATGATGAACGCGTCACTCCCAAAGGCAGCGGCCGAACAAAGAGCATTCGACAGTGTCCTTATCGCCAATCGTGGCGAGATCGCACTGCGCGTGCAACGCGCCTGCCGCGAACTCGGCCTGAAGACCGTCATGGTCTATTCGGAAGCCGATAAGGACGCAGATTATCTGAAGGCGGCCGACACCGCCATCTGCATCGGCCCCGCCTCTCCCGGCCAGAGCTATCTCAACGCGCCGGCCATATTGCTCGCAATGGAGCTGACCGGCGCTGGCGCGGTTCACCCCGGTTATGGTTTTCTATCCGAAAGAGCGTCTTTTTCGGAGGCCGTGGAGGCGGCGGGAGCGGTCTTCATCGGCCCACGCGCCGACGCCATCCGCACCATGGGTGACAAGATCGCAGCGAAGCGGGCGATGATGGAGGCTGGCGTGCCCTGCGTTCCGGGCCCCGATTCCGCCCTGCCGGATGACATGGCCGAAGTCTCGAAAATCGCCGCCGACATCGGTTATCCCGTCATCGTCAAGGCGGCCGGCGGCGGCGGTGGGCGCGGCATGCGCGTCGTTCGAGAGGCTTCCGCCCTTCAGGATGCCGTTCTCGTCACCCGCGAGGAAGCAAGCCGTGCTTTCGGAACGCCGGAACTCTATATCGAGAAATTCCTCGAACATCCGCGTCATGTCGAAATTCAGGTTCTCTGCGATGGCCAGGGCGGCGGCGTCTGGGTGGGGCTGCGCGACTGCTCGATGCAGCGCCGGCACCAGAAGGTCGTTGAAGAAGGCCCTGCCATCGGCATCCCGCCTGATGTGGCCGCTTTCGTCGGCAATCGCTGCGTCGAAGCCTGCCGCCAGATCGGTTATCGCGGCGTCGGTACCTTCGAGTTTCTTTATGAAAACGGTGAATTCTATTTCATCGAAATGAATACCCGCCTGCAGGTCGAACATCCGGTCACGGAAATGACGTCAGGTGTGGATCTGGTGCGCCAGCAGCTTCTCGTCGCTCTTGGCCATCCGCTCGAGATTTCGCAGGAAGACATCACCTGCGAAGGGCATTCGATCGAATGCCGCATCAATGCCGAAGACCCCTATAATTTCATTCCCTGCCCCGGTCTGATAACGGCCCTTCACCTGCCGGGCGGCCCCGGCGTGCGGGTCGATACCCATGTGACGGCGGGTTATCGGGTTTCGCCCCACTACGATTCCCTGATCGCCAAGCTCATCGTCCACGCGCCGACGCGCGAACAGGCGATTCTGCGCATGCGCCGCGCGCTTGGCGAAATGCGCATCGAAGGCGTCTCCACCAACCTGCCGCTACATCGGGAAATATTGGACGACCCGGCCTTCTCCGAAGGCGGCACGGATATTCACTACCTCGAACATTGGCTTGCAGCGCGGAGTGCCCAGTGA
- a CDS encoding acetyl-CoA carboxylase biotin carboxyl carrier protein — protein MKRQPVSISRYSKPGTIADLAAHLERNNVSAIEIETPDGSLKIVAMAGGQASAAQQPIEATKAPVKAGDILARAPMAGIFTAAHPQRPDRAVQAGQSVAKGEIVAFIAAGPVLVPVIAEKAGTVSEIVAETGVLVGYGSTLLKTET, from the coding sequence GTGAAACGACAGCCTGTTTCCATATCCCGCTACAGCAAGCCCGGCACGATTGCCGATCTTGCCGCTCACCTCGAGCGCAACAACGTCTCCGCCATCGAGATCGAGACCCCCGATGGGTCACTGAAGATCGTTGCCATGGCAGGCGGTCAGGCCTCTGCGGCACAGCAGCCCATTGAAGCGACCAAAGCGCCGGTAAAGGCGGGGGATATTCTTGCCCGTGCACCGATGGCCGGCATCTTCACAGCCGCCCATCCGCAGCGCCCAGACCGGGCGGTTCAGGCAGGACAATCCGTAGCGAAAGGCGAGATCGTCGCATTCATCGCGGCTGGACCCGTGCTTGTTCCGGTCATCGCCGAAAAAGCCGGCACCGTCAGCGAAATCGTGGCGGAAACTGGTGTGCTTGTCGGCTATGGCTCCACCCTTCTCAAGACCGAAACATGA
- the pxpB gene encoding 5-oxoprolinase subunit PxpB produces MMVTSMSNLPLKTPHLTPAHLGLPKISMIGNRTFLIEAPGELDLPAQRRIWALTRALKDRPEVLELIPGMTNLLIVLRGTPEDAGHLQDELLDLWQRTAELDLLGKTIEVPTTYGGEHAIDLAAICDYSGLPDKEVVRLHFERTYTVFAVGSAPGFGYLGGLDPRIFMPRKKVPSLRMLKGMVTIGGMQSGISVLTGPNGWNSLGFTEITMFDATAEQPAVLAPGDRVRFLPERIEL; encoded by the coding sequence ATGATGGTGACGTCGATGAGCAACCTCCCGCTGAAAACGCCCCACCTCACCCCCGCCCATCTGGGCCTGCCGAAAATCTCGATGATAGGCAACAGGACCTTTCTGATCGAAGCGCCCGGCGAGCTGGACCTGCCCGCCCAGCGGCGTATCTGGGCGCTGACGCGTGCGCTGAAAGATCGTCCCGAGGTGCTGGAACTCATACCCGGCATGACCAACCTGCTGATCGTGCTGCGCGGTACGCCTGAAGATGCCGGGCATCTGCAGGACGAGCTTCTCGACCTCTGGCAAAGGACGGCGGAGCTCGATCTTCTCGGCAAGACCATCGAAGTGCCCACGACCTATGGCGGCGAACACGCCATCGACCTTGCGGCGATCTGCGATTATTCCGGCCTACCCGATAAGGAGGTCGTGCGCCTTCACTTCGAGCGCACCTATACGGTTTTCGCCGTCGGCAGCGCGCCCGGTTTCGGTTATCTCGGCGGTCTCGATCCACGCATTTTCATGCCGCGCAAGAAAGTCCCTTCGCTGCGCATGCTGAAGGGCATGGTGACGATCGGCGGCATGCAGTCCGGCATCTCGGTTCTGACCGGGCCAAACGGCTGGAATTCGCTGGGTTTCACCGAAATCACCATGTTCGACGCCACGGCCGAACAGCCAGCTGTGCTGGCGCCCGGCGACCGGGTTCGCTTCCTTCCCGAAAGGATCGAACTATGA
- a CDS encoding biotin-dependent carboxyltransferase family protein — MIHILACGPLNTVQDLGRAGYRNIGITATGAMDPIALRVGNLLAGNGEEAAAIEIQTFPFRIEFEEALTFAVTGADCAARLDGADLPPYWCVRAEKGQILELSTPLKNARAYLCLQGGVDVPVVMGSRSTSLRGSFGGHEGRHLTTGDRLPVLPSESLALPASGLGLTPLAEAMPDMFPVSDTGELLLRAIPAAEHDLFGDNAERFWSEAWKITSQSDRTGYRLAGTPLTLSAPVELRSYGVIPGVVQVPPSGEPIIQMSDANTAGGYPKMAGIIDSDLWRLGQARIGSRIRFVQATVREALEIEKAIDAYFADIRRTLPLVTAALGTLTKR, encoded by the coding sequence ATGATCCATATTCTTGCCTGCGGACCGCTGAACACAGTGCAGGATCTCGGCCGCGCGGGTTACCGCAATATCGGCATCACCGCCACGGGCGCGATGGACCCGATTGCGCTCAGGGTCGGCAATCTTCTCGCCGGCAACGGCGAAGAGGCCGCGGCGATTGAAATCCAGACCTTTCCTTTCCGCATCGAATTCGAAGAGGCGCTGACCTTCGCGGTAACCGGCGCGGATTGCGCTGCACGGCTCGATGGTGCGGATTTACCGCCTTACTGGTGTGTGCGGGCCGAGAAGGGTCAAATCCTCGAGCTTTCGACCCCGCTGAAAAATGCGCGGGCCTATCTCTGCCTTCAGGGCGGCGTCGATGTTCCGGTGGTGATGGGATCGCGCAGCACTTCTCTTCGCGGCTCATTCGGCGGTCACGAAGGACGGCATCTCACCACTGGCGACAGGTTGCCCGTTCTGCCATCCGAGTCACTCGCTCTGCCTGCAAGCGGCCTTGGCCTTACGCCGCTTGCAGAAGCGATGCCGGACATGTTTCCGGTGTCCGACACCGGCGAATTGCTGCTGAGAGCCATTCCAGCCGCCGAACATGATCTTTTCGGCGACAACGCCGAACGTTTCTGGTCGGAAGCCTGGAAAATCACCTCACAGAGCGACCGCACCGGTTACCGGCTGGCCGGAACACCGCTGACCCTTTCGGCTCCCGTGGAACTACGTTCCTATGGCGTCATCCCGGGCGTGGTTCAGGTGCCGCCAAGTGGCGAGCCGATCATCCAGATGAGCGACGCCAACACGGCCGGCGGTTATCCCAAGATGGCCGGCATCATCGACAGTGACCTGTGGCGTCTCGGCCAGGCCCGCATCGGCAGCCGCATCCGCTTCGTGCAGGCAACGGTACGGGAGGCGCTGGAGATCGAGAAGGCGATCGACGCCTATTTCGCGGATATCCGCAGAACCCTGCCGCTGGTTACCGCCGCACTCGGCACGCTGACAAAACGATAA
- a CDS encoding 5-oxoprolinase subunit PxpA, giving the protein MKIDVNSDMGEGFGVYKVCDDEKLMEVVSSANVACGFHAGDPEMMARMVRLAKQNGVGVGAHPGLADRLGFGRREIPVDAEEMEQQVLYQLGALSAIARAQEVALSHISFHAAMGNMINRDAALAERIMKKIRAVDPNLIVFSMPDMLIEKAALDCGLKVLNLFLADRAYDVKGQLVPRKLPNSVIKEEGKVRARVRQFLEKGTVTTIEGEIIPVRARSILVHSDTPGSLELARTVRSEVEACGGSVVPAREVIA; this is encoded by the coding sequence ATGAAGATCGATGTTAATTCCGACATGGGCGAAGGTTTCGGCGTCTATAAGGTCTGCGACGACGAGAAGCTTATGGAAGTCGTCTCTTCGGCGAATGTCGCCTGCGGTTTCCATGCCGGCGATCCGGAAATGATGGCGCGCATGGTGCGTCTGGCCAAACAGAACGGCGTCGGCGTCGGCGCCCATCCCGGCCTCGCCGACCGTCTCGGCTTCGGCCGCCGCGAAATTCCCGTCGACGCGGAAGAAATGGAACAGCAGGTTCTCTACCAGCTCGGCGCGCTTTCGGCGATTGCCAGGGCGCAGGAGGTTGCGCTCTCCCATATCAGCTTCCATGCCGCCATGGGCAACATGATCAATCGCGATGCGGCGCTTGCCGAACGGATCATGAAAAAGATCAGGGCGGTCGATCCCAATCTCATCGTCTTTTCGATGCCGGACATGCTGATCGAAAAGGCGGCGCTGGATTGCGGGCTAAAAGTGCTCAATCTCTTCCTCGCCGACCGCGCCTATGATGTGAAGGGCCAGCTCGTGCCACGCAAGCTGCCCAATTCCGTCATCAAGGAAGAGGGAAAAGTTCGCGCGCGGGTGCGCCAGTTTCTGGAAAAAGGCACGGTCACGACCATCGAGGGCGAGATCATTCCCGTTCGCGCCCGGTCGATCCTTGTTCACAGCGACACACCCGGCTCGCTGGAGCTTGCCCGCACGGTGCGTAGCGAAGTGGAAGCCTGCGGCGGCAGCGTCGTGCCGGCTCGCGAAGTGATCGCCTGA